Genomic segment of bacterium:
CCTTCTGATGCTCGTGCTCTTGGTCAACGGTGCGGCGATATTCTTCCGCATCCGGGCCAGGAAGGGGAAGAAATGGTAGACGTGCAACTGACGCATCGGGAAACCAGACCGGAGGAGATGGTGGCCAAGGTTACCATCGAGGGGCTCGACCTCTGGTTCGACGACGCCCAGGTCCTCAAGGGCGTCACCTGCGCTATCCCCGAGAAGGCGGTCACCGCCATCATGGGGCCGTCGGGCTGCGGGAAGAGCACCCTCCTGCGCGCGATGAACCGCATGCACGACCTGACACCGAGCTGCCGGATTCGGGGTAAAATCAGGCTCGACGGCCGGGACATCTTCGAGGAGGGAACCGACGTCTACGAGCTCCGGCGGCGGGTGGGGATGGTTTTCCAGCGCCCCAACCCATTTCCGAAGAGCGTCTTCGAGAACGTGGCCTACGGCTTGAAGATACACGGCGAACGCGGCCGAGCCGCGCTGGAGCAGGCCGTGGAGAAGGCCCTGCGGGACGCGAACCTGTGGGAGGAGGTCCGGGACAAGCTTCACCGGTCGGCCCTCGACTTATCCGGCGGCCAGCAGCAGCGCCTGTGCATCGCCCGCGCCCTGGCGGTCGAGCCCGAGGTGCTCCTCCTGGATGAGCCGGCCAGCGCCCTGGACCCCATTTCCACCGCCAAGCTCGAGGAGCTCATCGAAAAGCTGCAGGACGACTACACCGTCATCATCGTCACCCACAACCTGCAGCAGGCGGCCCGCGTTTCCCAGTACACGGCCTTTCTGATGCTGGGAGAGCTGGTCGAGTTCGGCGTGACCGACGAAGTTTTCACCTCTCCGTCCGACCACCGGACGGAGAACTACCTCCGCGGCATCTTCGGTTAAAGGTCTGAAAATCCGTTTCAAGGACGGAAAAAGACGCCCGCCGGGGCTAAAGAGGTGTCCGATGCTTTATAAACGGTTGGAAGCCCTGGGCTCGCGGTTGATGGAGATGGCCGAGCTCACCCGGTCCATGCTCGACGATTCCCTCAAGGCTCTGGAAATCCTGGATGTGGATTTAGCGACCCGGGTCGCCGATGTGGACGAGCTCCTCGTCAACCAGATGGAGACCTGGAACCTGGAGGAGGCCATCCACGTCATTACCCTCTTTCAGCCCATGGGCAAGAACGTCAGGCAGCTCGTGGCCGTCATCC
This window contains:
- the pstB gene encoding phosphate ABC transporter ATP-binding protein PstB — encoded protein: MVAKVTIEGLDLWFDDAQVLKGVTCAIPEKAVTAIMGPSGCGKSTLLRAMNRMHDLTPSCRIRGKIRLDGRDIFEEGTDVYELRRRVGMVFQRPNPFPKSVFENVAYGLKIHGERGRAALEQAVEKALRDANLWEEVRDKLHRSALDLSGGQQQRLCIARALAVEPEVLLLDEPASALDPISTAKLEELIEKLQDDYTVIIVTHNLQQAARVSQYTAFLMLGELVEFGVTDEVFTSPSDHRTENYLRGIFG